A window of Etheostoma spectabile isolate EspeVRDwgs_2016 chromosome 18, UIUC_Espe_1.0, whole genome shotgun sequence contains these coding sequences:
- the sash1a gene encoding SAM and SH3 domain-containing protein 1a isoform X7: protein MEGVQGTGASSDEPTDEPRAGSAAASDSFSQLWTDVMGMLDGSLGNIDDLAQEYSEYYNTCFSDVSDRMEELRKRRVSQELDMEKQDPSSTSLQLRSEIQESLGFSSEVSTPETDRKMSLHKSNSEDGSGGKWDNKKKNKSFWQNFRKSQNKPVMRQTSKGEDIGYVASEITMSDEERIQLMMMVKEKMITVEEALARLKEYERSRQSSSSDTAEWTEGSASNLNQSSNCNSREQSDDEQSEDSVKFKRLHKLVNSTRRVRKKLIKVEEGKKHGSEDFLNLGASPTCEDKAALYTGVLKRPPLPQELSLPSLTQDELSLDGDTDSLTNSPSSSSLDTWSGHKLVKTFSKSSSTHGLIRPPRRIPVGSGGLGGSNSGVGGSGSSFSELDGCGLDDEGKLSRSTTDGEMRKALNSISHGRTCSFGGFDLSNRSLHVVNAGCEANNKEQEAIYREVVKSPTTSRISLGKKVKSVKETMRKRMSKKYSSSLSEQSSPDGAPGSPQSPQPDTDSLEKPKLKAGGSVESLRSSLSGQSSMSGQTVSTTDSSASNRESVKSEDGDDEEPPYRGPFCGRARVHTDFTPSPYDSDSLKLKRGDVIDIISKPPMGTWMGLLNNKVGTFKFIYVDVLSEEEEKPKRPVRRRRKGRPPKPTSVEELLERINLKEHMPTFLFNGYEDLDTFKLLEEEDLDELNIRDPQHRAMLLTAVELLQEYDSSSDPERSGLSGSQEKLLNEGQGLVGDSPRDSGCYESNENLENGKSRKASRSTRSSAGLQSPDYPTLPMTLSTEALQQNSKNQRTKFPKRFFIKPSLKGFNLLGLRKAQRRSPIPSSRSCEDLDGSPQPNGPWKRSHSLGDLHWEQKFEQKDLGVELKLTKEAPKSGSSPTKVCREGSPAHNGTPTVSPKGRSNRPPVPFQLPLHPPCPTTQFPNPPELLSSPTPSPTDSNASGERVLRTHAKKPPVPPPVPAKKSKERLANGLRHPPLSLPSSPSPTPSPTHSLTRSHPSSPITRSPSYGAPALPAKTPSTPASPCATSSASSMGEESGTPPAVQPPWFSDLGGKVAVARKASHAKMSPDLFTLLEQRLEAEGIDLTEEPYSDKHGRCGIPQPLVQRYSEDLGQPVKDVASTMDQLRVKELRKQHRMAIPSGGLTEMCRKPLPSGNISTVPDWLTSIGLPMYATSLVTAGVDTLSRVALLTESAAWEAGVRDERHARRLVSEARLVSSHREVQS, encoded by the exons GATGTCCCTGCATAAATCCAACTCTGAAGATGGGTCTGGAG GTAAATGggacaataagaaaaagaacaaatctTTTTGGCAGAACTTCCGCAAATCTCAGAACAAACCAGTCATGCGACAGACATCAAAAG GAGAAGACATAGGCTACGTGGCCAGTGAGATCACCATGAGCGATGAAGAGAGAATCCAACTTATGATGATGGTGAAAGAAAAGATGATCACCGTGGAAGAAGCTCTAGCTCGG CTGAAGGAGTATGAGCGCAGCAGACAGTCCAGCAGTTCTGACACTGCAGAGTGGACTGAGGGATCTGCATCCAATCTAAACCAGTCCTCAAACTGCAAC TCTCGTGAACAGTCAGACGATGAGCAATCGGAGGACTCTGTGAAGTTCAAACGGCTTCACAAGCTGGTAAACTCTACACGCCGGGTCAGGAAAAAACTTATAAAGGTGGAGGAGGGCAAGAAACATGGCTCTGAAG aTTTTCTGAATCTAGGGGCGTCACCCACCTGTGAGGACAAAGCAGCTCTGTATACAGGGGTCCTAAAGAGGCCCCCTTTACCCCAGGAGCTCTCCTTGCCCTCCCTCACCCAGGATGAACTCTCTCTGGATGGAGACACAGACAGTCTGACCAACTCCCCTTCCTCCAGCAGCCTAGACACCTGGTCCGGACACAAGCTAGTAAAAACCTTTAGTAAGTCTTCCAGTACCCACGGACTCATCCGCCCCCCCAGGAGAATCCCAGTTGGCTCTGGGGGCCTGGGAGGCTCCAACTCCGGCGTTGGAGGTAGTGGCTCTTCCTTCTCAGAACTGGATGGATGTGGATTGGACGACGAAGGAAAGCTGTCACGCTCTACCACCGACGGCGAGATGCGGAAGGCCCTGAACTCCATCTCCCATGGG AGAACATGCAGCTTCGGAGGCTTTGACCTGTCTAACCGTTCACTCCATGTGGTCAACGCGGGCTGCGAGGCCAAT aataaagaacaGGAGGCAATATACAGAGAAGTGGTCAAATCCCCCACCACGTCTCGGATCTCACTGGGCAAGAAGGTCAAGTCGGTCAAGGAGACGATGAGGAAACGCATGTCGAAGAAGTACAGTAGCTCCTTGTCTGAGCAG tCCAGTCCGGATGGAGCCCCTGGCTCCCCCCAGTCCCCTCAGCCTGACACAGACTCTCTGGAGAAGCCAAAGCTGAAGGCCGGAGGCTCGGTGGAAAGTCTGCGTAGTTCACTCAGCGGACAGAGTTCAATGA gtGGTCAGACAGTGAGCACCACTGACTCGTCAGCCAGCAACAGAGAAAGTGTGAAGTCAGAGGATGGTGATGACGAAGAGCCGCCTTATAGAGGGCCGTTCTGTGGCCGCGCCCGAGTCCATACAGACTTCACCCCCAGCCCCTATGACTCAGACTCCCTCAAACTGAAG CGTGGTGATGTGATTGACATTATCAGTAAGCCACCCATGGGTACGTGGATGGGCCTGCTGAACAACAAAGTGGGCACCTTCAAGTTCATCTATGTGGACGTGCTGagtgaagaagaggagaagCCCAAGAGGcctgtgaggaggaggaggaagggccGACCACCCAAACCCACATCAGTGGAGGAGCTGCTGGAGCGCATCAACCTTAAG GAGCACATGCCCACTTTTCTGTTCAACGGCTACGAGGACCTGGACACTTTCAAGTTATTAGAAGAGGAGGACCTAGATGAGCTGAACATTAGAGATCCTCAGCACAGAGCCATGCTGCTCACTGCCGTAGAGCTGTTACAGGAGTACGACA GCAGCAGTGATCCAGAGCGCAGCGGCCTGTCGGGCTCCCAGGAGAAGCTGCTGAACGAGGGTCAGGGCCTGGTGGGAGACTCCCCGCGAGACTCTGGGTGCTACGAGAGCAATGAGAACCTGGAGAATG GTAAGAGCAGAAAGGCTTCCCGTTCCACTCGTTCCTCAGCAGGCCTCCAGTCTCCAGACTACCCCACCCTGCCCATGACCCTTTCAACAGAGGCTTTGCAGCAGAACAGCAAGAACCAGCGCACAAAGTTCCCAAAACGTTTCTTCATCAAACCCTCACTAAAGGGCTTCAACCTGTTAGGGCTGCGCAAAGCCCAAAGACGGTCTCCCATCCCGTCCAGCCGCAGCTGTGAGGACCTGGATGGgtccccacagcccaatggaccCTGGAAACGCTCCCACTCTCTGGGGGATCTGCACTGGGAGCAGAAGTTTGAGCAGAAGGATCTGGGTGTGGAGCTTAAACTCACTAAGGAAGCACCCAAATCAGGCAGTAGCCCCACCAAGGTCTGTAGAGAGGGCTCCCCAGCGCACAATGGGACTCCAACAGTAAGCCCAAAAGGAAGGTCCAACAGACCACCTGTCCCCTTCCAGCTGCCTCTTCACCCCCCTTGTCCCACAACCCAGTTCCCCAACCCTCCAGAGCTCCTCTCCAGTCCTACGCCAAGTCCCACTGATTCTAATGCAAGTGGGGAGAGGGTCTTACGGACTCACGCCAAAAAGCCTCCAGTCCCTCCTCCTGTACCTGCCAAAAAGTCTAAGGAAAGACTAGCCAACGGGCTGCGtcacccccccctctctctacctTCCTCGCCATCACCCACTCCCTCTCCTACCCACTCCCTCACCCGTTCTCACCCCAGCAGCCCTATAACCCGCAGCCCCAGCTACGGTGCCCCAGCTCTGCCTGCCAAGACCCCAAGCACCCCTGCAAGCCCATGTGCCACCTCATCCGCCTCATCTATGGGCGAGGAGTCAGGCACCCCGCCAGCAGTGCAGCCCCCGTGGTTCTCAGATCTGGGGGGAAAGGTGGCTGTTGCAAGGAAGGCTTCACATGCCAAGATGAGTCCTGACCTGTTTACCCTCCTGGAGCAACGGCTGGAGGCTGAGGGCATTGATCTTACAGAGGAGCCCTACTCTGACAAG CATGGGCGGTGTGGCATCCCCCAGCCGCTGGTGCAGCGTTACTCCGAGGACTTGGGGCAGCCCGTCAAGGATGTGGCCTCCACCATGGATCAGCTTCGAGTCAAAGAGCTGCGTAAACAACACCGCATGGCT ATTCCTTCTGGAGGTTTGACAGAGATGTGCCGGAAGCCTCTGCCCTCAGGGAACATCAGCACAGTCCCTGATTGGCTCACCTCCATCGGCCTGCCCATGTACGCCACATCTCTGGTGACAGCGGGAGTCGACACGCTGAGTCGCGTGGCCTTGTTAACGGAGAGCGCCGCGTGGGAAGCGGGGGTGCGGGATGAAAGACACGCCCGCCGGCTGGTCAGTGAGGCACGATTGGTCAGCTCGCACAGAGAGGTGCAGTCCTAA